A genomic region of Miscanthus floridulus cultivar M001 chromosome 3, ASM1932011v1, whole genome shotgun sequence contains the following coding sequences:
- the LOC136542681 gene encoding CBL-interacting protein kinase 21-like isoform X5 produces MRMGKYEMGRTLGEGHFGKVKLARDADTGRTFAIKILDRQRILAMKINEQIKREIATLKLLKHPNVVRLYEVSASKTKIYMVLEYVNGGELFDKIALKGKLTEKEARKLFQQLIDAVAYCHEKGVYHRDLKPENVLVDAKGNIKVSDFGLSALPQNQLKDGLLHTTCGSPNYIAPEVLLNKGYDGSMSDIWSCGVILYVMLTGNLPFDDQNVVVLYQKILKGNAHIPKWLSQGAQHILRKILDPNPIMRIDVDGIKAHEWFKKGYAPAVPFNDDEEDISMDVDSLNMTEVTYHNGIQDKIAINQMNAFQLIGMSSCLDLSGFFEKELKVIQDCKGLANSRGQESLLISAEVFEINESLYVVELKKSSGDCSLYRKLCETLSEDLGTCKSQQFLKQDSIRQEIGRYNSSF; encoded by the exons ATGCGGATGGGGAAGTACGAGATGGGGCGGACGCTCGGGGAGGGCCACTTCGGCAAGGTGAAGCTGGCGCGGGACGCGGACACGGGCCGGACCTTCGCCATCAAGATCCTCGACCGCCAGCGCATCCTCGCCATGAAGATCAACGAGCAG ATCAAGAGGGAGATCGCGACGCTGAAGCTGCTCAAGCACCCCAACGTCGTCCGCCTATACGAG GTTTCAGCAAGCAAGACCAAAATATACATGGTCCTTGAGTATGTAAATGGAGGAGAGCTATTTGACAAAATT GCATTGAAGGGTAAGCTGACAGAGAAGGAAGCGAGAAAACTATTCCAGCAGCTAATAGATGCCGTAGCATATTGCCACGAGAAGGGGGTTTATCATAGGGACCTCAAG CCAGAGAATGTCCTTGTTGATGCAAAAGGAAACATAAAGGTTTCTGATTTCGGACTAAGTGCACTTCCACAAAACCAACTA AAAGATGGTTTGTTGCATACCACATGTGGCAGCCCTAACTACATAGCCCCTGAG GTCCTTCTAAACAAAGGTTATGATGGCTCGATGTCTGACATATGGTCCTGTGGTGTTATTCTATATGTAATGCTTACAGGGAATCTTCCATTTGACGACCAAAATGTGGTTGTCCTTTATCAGAAG ATTCTGAAGGGGAATGCTCACATTCCAAAGTGGCTCTCTCAAGGTGCCCAACATATACTGAGAAAAATCCTGGATCCTAACCCGATTATGCGCATAGATGTGGATGGAATAAAGGCACATGAATGGTTCAAGAAAGGCTATGCTCCTGCTGTGCCAtttaatgatgatgaagaagatatcAGCATGGATGTAGACAGCCTAAATATGACCGAGGTAACCTAT CATAATGGCATTCAAGACAAGATAGCAATCAACCAAATGAATGCTTTCCAGCTCATTGGGATGTCCTCCTGCCTTGATTTATCCGGATTTTTTGAGAAAGAG CTAAAAGTGATCCAAGATTGCAAGGGACTAGCAAATTCAAGAGGGCAAGAATCATTATTAATTTCTGCTGAG GTGTTTGAGATCAATGAATCTCTTTATGTTGTCGAACTAAAGAAGTCATCTGGAGACTGCTCCCTGTACAGAAAG TTGTGTGAGACGCTCTCAGAGGACTTGGGGACATGCAAAAGCCAGCAATTTTTAAAGCAGGATTCTATCAGACAAGAGATAGGTAGATACAATAGTAGCTTTTAA
- the LOC136542681 gene encoding CBL-interacting protein kinase 21-like isoform X1 — protein sequence MRMGKYEMGRTLGEGHFGKVKLARDADTGRTFAIKILDRQRILAMKINEQIKREIATLKLLKHPNVVRLYEVSASKTKIYMVLEYVNGGELFDKIALKGKLTEKEARKLFQQLIDAVAYCHEKGVYHRDLKPENVLVDAKGNIKVSDFGLSALPQNQLKDGLLHTTCGSPNYIAPEVLLNKGYDGSMSDIWSCGVILYVMLTGNLPFDDQNVVVLYQKILKGNAHIPKWLSQGAQHILRKILDPNPIMRIDVDGIKAHEWFKKGYAPAVPFNDDEEDISMDVDSLNMTECFLKHNGIQDKIAINQMNAFQLIGMSSCLDLSGFFEKEDASERKIRFASNYSPAYLFEKIESIVRKMGFQVHKSNGKLKVIQDCKGLANSRGQESLLISAEVFEINESLYVVELKKSSGDCSLYRKLCETLSEDLGTCKSQQFLKQDSIRQEIGRYNSSF from the exons ATGCGGATGGGGAAGTACGAGATGGGGCGGACGCTCGGGGAGGGCCACTTCGGCAAGGTGAAGCTGGCGCGGGACGCGGACACGGGCCGGACCTTCGCCATCAAGATCCTCGACCGCCAGCGCATCCTCGCCATGAAGATCAACGAGCAG ATCAAGAGGGAGATCGCGACGCTGAAGCTGCTCAAGCACCCCAACGTCGTCCGCCTATACGAG GTTTCAGCAAGCAAGACCAAAATATACATGGTCCTTGAGTATGTAAATGGAGGAGAGCTATTTGACAAAATT GCATTGAAGGGTAAGCTGACAGAGAAGGAAGCGAGAAAACTATTCCAGCAGCTAATAGATGCCGTAGCATATTGCCACGAGAAGGGGGTTTATCATAGGGACCTCAAG CCAGAGAATGTCCTTGTTGATGCAAAAGGAAACATAAAGGTTTCTGATTTCGGACTAAGTGCACTTCCACAAAACCAACTA AAAGATGGTTTGTTGCATACCACATGTGGCAGCCCTAACTACATAGCCCCTGAG GTCCTTCTAAACAAAGGTTATGATGGCTCGATGTCTGACATATGGTCCTGTGGTGTTATTCTATATGTAATGCTTACAGGGAATCTTCCATTTGACGACCAAAATGTGGTTGTCCTTTATCAGAAG ATTCTGAAGGGGAATGCTCACATTCCAAAGTGGCTCTCTCAAGGTGCCCAACATATACTGAGAAAAATCCTGGATCCTAACCCGATTATGCGCATAGATGTGGATGGAATAAAGGCACATGAATGGTTCAAGAAAGGCTATGCTCCTGCTGTGCCAtttaatgatgatgaagaagatatcAGCATGGATGTAGACAGCCTAAATATGACCGAG TGTTTTCTAAAGCATAATGGCATTCAAGACAAGATAGCAATCAACCAAATGAATGCTTTCCAGCTCATTGGGATGTCCTCCTGCCTTGATTTATCCGGATTTTTTGAGAAAGAG GATGCTTCTGAAAGGAAAATCAGATTTGCATCAAATTATTCCCCAGCTTATTTATTTGAGAAGATTGAGAGCATCGTCAGAAAAATGGGTTTCCAGGTACATAAGAGCAACGGCAAG CTAAAAGTGATCCAAGATTGCAAGGGACTAGCAAATTCAAGAGGGCAAGAATCATTATTAATTTCTGCTGAG GTGTTTGAGATCAATGAATCTCTTTATGTTGTCGAACTAAAGAAGTCATCTGGAGACTGCTCCCTGTACAGAAAG TTGTGTGAGACGCTCTCAGAGGACTTGGGGACATGCAAAAGCCAGCAATTTTTAAAGCAGGATTCTATCAGACAAGAGATAGGTAGATACAATAGTAGCTTTTAA
- the LOC136544612 gene encoding uncharacterized protein, with amino-acid sequence MHREREKSGVQQRRHPERLFCVDGERKAKCASSLRLLSPQPKSLAERWQSRRQGRVDARRTRKREEGAGQGLGKEAAARARRDTATEEAIVPPVLRGGSVTGCSRLGEAHPRRGGSAVERGQADHDGEDSSFEPAAAAAPPVWAPPRADAVRRRRRGREREKQRGRSRTGRRRRVAPTMLCPNAGQDKRERERREEKAEEAEKKGRDGGSRAARPRRQGRWRGGGRGAVLQRLASAARIRGEGGAGGTRTAEPGKGTHPTLPCLDPSRRPRRWPPSPVGCLALAAAVATQRREREERQMWSERWLTRTFAYAVGGDLFWVPDSGYCE; translated from the coding sequence atgcaTCGTGAACGTGAAAAATCCGGCGTCCAACAGAGGAGGCATCCCGAGCGCCTATTTTGCGTAGATGGAGAGAGGAAAGCCAAATGTGCGTCATCCCTCCgtcttctctctcctcaacctaAATCTCTGGCGGAGCGGTGGCAGAGCAGGCGTCAAGGCAGGGTCGacgcgaggaggacgaggaaaaGAGAGGAAGGGGCAGGGCAGGGCTTGGGGAAGGAGGCGGCAGCGAGGGCGCGGAGGGACACCGCGACGGAGGAGGCCATAGTGCCACCGGTGCTGCGAGGCGGGTCCGTGACAGGGTGCAGCCGGCTCGGCGAGGCGCACCCACGGCGAGGTGGTTCCGCGGTGGAGCGCGGTCAGGCGGACCACGACGGGGAGGACTCCTCCTTCGAGCCGGCGGCTGCGGCTGCCCCTCCagtgtgggctccacctcgcgcgGATGCAGTCCGCCGTCggaggagggggagggagagagagaaacagAGGGGGAGAAGCAGGACGGGGCGGCGACGCAGGGTGGCTCCGACGATGCTCTGCCCCAATGCAGGACAagacaaaagagagagagagagaagggaagagAAAGCAGAGGAAGcagagaagaaggggagggatggagggagtagagcAGCGCGACCTCGGCGGCAGGGGCGTTGGCGCGGCGGAGGCAGGGGCGCCGTGCTTCAGCGCTTGGCCTCGGCGGCGCGCATACGGGGGGAGGGGGGCGCCGGGGGCACCCGCACCGCTGAGCCGGGGAAGGGCACTCACCCCACGCTGCCATGCCTGGATCCCTCTAGGCGACCGCGCCGGTGGCCTCCCTCGCCGGTGGGCTGCCTTGCTCTAGCCGCTGCCGTCGCCACCCAAAGAAGGGAAAGAGAGGAGAGGCAGATGTGGAGCGAGCGGTGGTTGACGAGAACTTTTGCATACGCTGTTGGAGGAGACCTGTTCTGGGTGCCGGACTCGGGCTACTGTGAGTGA
- the LOC136542681 gene encoding CBL-interacting protein kinase 21-like isoform X4 has product MRMGKYEMGRTLGEGHFGKVKLARDADTGRTFAIKILDRQRILAMKINEQIKREIATLKLLKHPNVVRLYEVSASKTKIYMVLEYVNGGELFDKIALKGKLTEKEARKLFQQLIDAVAYCHEKGVYHRDLKPENVLVDAKGNIKVSDFGLSALPQNQLKDGLLHTTCGSPNYIAPEVLLNKGYDGSMSDIWSCGVILYVMLTGNLPFDDQNVVVLYQKILKGNAHIPKWLSQGAQHILRKILDPNPIMRIDVDGIKAHEWFKKGYAPAVPFNDDEEDISMDVDSLNMTECFLKHNGIQDKIAINQMNAFQLIGMSSCLDLSGFFEKELKVIQDCKGLANSRGQESLLISAEVFEINESLYVVELKKSSGDCSLYRKLCETLSEDLGTCKSQQFLKQDSIRQEIGRYNSSF; this is encoded by the exons ATGCGGATGGGGAAGTACGAGATGGGGCGGACGCTCGGGGAGGGCCACTTCGGCAAGGTGAAGCTGGCGCGGGACGCGGACACGGGCCGGACCTTCGCCATCAAGATCCTCGACCGCCAGCGCATCCTCGCCATGAAGATCAACGAGCAG ATCAAGAGGGAGATCGCGACGCTGAAGCTGCTCAAGCACCCCAACGTCGTCCGCCTATACGAG GTTTCAGCAAGCAAGACCAAAATATACATGGTCCTTGAGTATGTAAATGGAGGAGAGCTATTTGACAAAATT GCATTGAAGGGTAAGCTGACAGAGAAGGAAGCGAGAAAACTATTCCAGCAGCTAATAGATGCCGTAGCATATTGCCACGAGAAGGGGGTTTATCATAGGGACCTCAAG CCAGAGAATGTCCTTGTTGATGCAAAAGGAAACATAAAGGTTTCTGATTTCGGACTAAGTGCACTTCCACAAAACCAACTA AAAGATGGTTTGTTGCATACCACATGTGGCAGCCCTAACTACATAGCCCCTGAG GTCCTTCTAAACAAAGGTTATGATGGCTCGATGTCTGACATATGGTCCTGTGGTGTTATTCTATATGTAATGCTTACAGGGAATCTTCCATTTGACGACCAAAATGTGGTTGTCCTTTATCAGAAG ATTCTGAAGGGGAATGCTCACATTCCAAAGTGGCTCTCTCAAGGTGCCCAACATATACTGAGAAAAATCCTGGATCCTAACCCGATTATGCGCATAGATGTGGATGGAATAAAGGCACATGAATGGTTCAAGAAAGGCTATGCTCCTGCTGTGCCAtttaatgatgatgaagaagatatcAGCATGGATGTAGACAGCCTAAATATGACCGAG TGTTTTCTAAAGCATAATGGCATTCAAGACAAGATAGCAATCAACCAAATGAATGCTTTCCAGCTCATTGGGATGTCCTCCTGCCTTGATTTATCCGGATTTTTTGAGAAAGAG CTAAAAGTGATCCAAGATTGCAAGGGACTAGCAAATTCAAGAGGGCAAGAATCATTATTAATTTCTGCTGAG GTGTTTGAGATCAATGAATCTCTTTATGTTGTCGAACTAAAGAAGTCATCTGGAGACTGCTCCCTGTACAGAAAG TTGTGTGAGACGCTCTCAGAGGACTTGGGGACATGCAAAAGCCAGCAATTTTTAAAGCAGGATTCTATCAGACAAGAGATAGGTAGATACAATAGTAGCTTTTAA
- the LOC136544613 gene encoding dirigent protein 5-like: protein MHVTETRSVRLSMRVLDRPACSLKYVLREVVVVVLTSGDVVAHGRKKLVSSSDGEPCQKMTVYYHDILYDVTNTANATSAVAAQPTLLSRSVSVNDSYFGEVVVFNDVVTAGRALARAEGFYFYDKESPSAWFAFSLVFNSTAHRGTINLMGADIIAEKTRDISVVGGTGDFFISHGIATLRTDTFEGLYYFRLQMDIKLYECYV from the exons ATGCATGTTACAGAAACAAGATCTGTACGACTGTCAATGCGT GTTCTTGACCGACCTGCATGCTCGCTCAAATACGTACTGCGagaggtcgtcgtcgtcgtc CTGACCTCCGGCGACGTCGTCGCCCATGGCCGCAAGAAGCTCGTCTCGAGCTCCGACGGCGAGCCGTGCCAGAAGATGACAGTCTACTACCACGACATCCTCTACGACGTCACCAACACGGCGAACGCGACGTCGGCGGTCGCGGCGCAACCGACGCTGCTGAGCAGGTCTGTGTCCGTCAACGACAGCTACTTCGGCGAGGTGGTGGTGTTCAACGACGTGGTGACGGCGGGGCGCGCCCTAGCGCGCGCCGAGGGCTTCTACTTCTACGACAAGGAGTCGCCGAGCGCGTGGTTCGCCTTCTCGCTCGTGTTCAACTCCACGGCGCACAGGGGCACGATCAACCTCATGGGCGCCGACATCATCGCCGAGAAGACGCGGGACATCTCCGTCGTCGGTGGCACCGGCGACTTCTTCATATCGCACGGCATCGCCACCCTTCGCACCGACACCTTCGAGGGCTTGTATTACTTCAGGCTGCAGATGGACATCAAGCTCTACGAGTGCTACGTCTAA
- the LOC136547345 gene encoding uncharacterized protein — MSKKRKSLNPANSLKDSEQVLASDFIRGDDLDDLLSKLVRSVESAKASRGGLPEKIWMKQQFAIGVNDVTRVLERMQHSVTASHSTSEAPTVSGRRQAPLVPLQAVLVAADCNPKWLTKHIPTLASTRQVPVLCVKDNKGGSLRLGHVVNVRTALAIGVKARDSIVNKTIDEILKDSKLVGNEVTPSPVTCLD, encoded by the exons ATGAGCAAGAAGAGGAAGTCTCTGAATCCAGCCAACTCATTGAAAGACAGCGAACAAGT ATTAGCCTCAGATTTCATCAGAGGAGACGATCTTGATGACCTATTATCGAAGCTTGTCAG GAGTGTGGAGAGTGCCAAGGCTTCAAGGGGAGGCTTACCAGAAAAGATATGGATGAAG CAACAATTTGCTATCGGGGTCAATGATGTCACACGGGTTCTCGAGCGAATGCAGCATTCTGTTACTGCTTCTCATTCTACTAGTGAAGCACCAACTGTCTCAGGCCGACGTCAAGCTCCTTTGGTGCCATTGCAG GCTGTCCTTGTAGCTGCTGACTGCAACCCCAAATGGTTAACAAAACACATACCAACACTAGCATCTACAAGGCAGGTACCAGTGTTGTGCGTGAAGGACAACAAGGGAGGCTCACTAAGGTTAGGTCATGTGGTGAATGTCAGAACAGCGCTTGCCATTGGAGTAAAG GCCAGAGATAGCATAGTCAACAAGACTATTGATGAGATCCTGAAGGATAGTAAGCTGGTTGGCAATGAAGTAACTCCAAGTCCAGTAACATGTTTGGACTAA
- the LOC136542681 gene encoding CBL-interacting protein kinase 21-like isoform X2, with product MRMGKYEMGRTLGEGHFGKVKLARDADTGRTFAIKILDRQRILAMKINEQIKREIATLKLLKHPNVVRLYEVSASKTKIYMVLEYVNGGELFDKIALKGKLTEKEARKLFQQLIDAVAYCHEKGVYHRDLKPENVLVDAKGNIKVSDFGLSALPQNQLKDGLLHTTCGSPNYIAPEVLLNKGYDGSMSDIWSCGVILYVMLTGNLPFDDQNVVVLYQKILKGNAHIPKWLSQGAQHILRKILDPNPIMRIDVDGIKAHEWFKKGYAPAVPFNDDEEDISMDVDSLNMTEVTYHNGIQDKIAINQMNAFQLIGMSSCLDLSGFFEKEDASERKIRFASNYSPAYLFEKIESIVRKMGFQVHKSNGKLKVIQDCKGLANSRGQESLLISAEVFEINESLYVVELKKSSGDCSLYRKLCETLSEDLGTCKSQQFLKQDSIRQEIGRYNSSF from the exons ATGCGGATGGGGAAGTACGAGATGGGGCGGACGCTCGGGGAGGGCCACTTCGGCAAGGTGAAGCTGGCGCGGGACGCGGACACGGGCCGGACCTTCGCCATCAAGATCCTCGACCGCCAGCGCATCCTCGCCATGAAGATCAACGAGCAG ATCAAGAGGGAGATCGCGACGCTGAAGCTGCTCAAGCACCCCAACGTCGTCCGCCTATACGAG GTTTCAGCAAGCAAGACCAAAATATACATGGTCCTTGAGTATGTAAATGGAGGAGAGCTATTTGACAAAATT GCATTGAAGGGTAAGCTGACAGAGAAGGAAGCGAGAAAACTATTCCAGCAGCTAATAGATGCCGTAGCATATTGCCACGAGAAGGGGGTTTATCATAGGGACCTCAAG CCAGAGAATGTCCTTGTTGATGCAAAAGGAAACATAAAGGTTTCTGATTTCGGACTAAGTGCACTTCCACAAAACCAACTA AAAGATGGTTTGTTGCATACCACATGTGGCAGCCCTAACTACATAGCCCCTGAG GTCCTTCTAAACAAAGGTTATGATGGCTCGATGTCTGACATATGGTCCTGTGGTGTTATTCTATATGTAATGCTTACAGGGAATCTTCCATTTGACGACCAAAATGTGGTTGTCCTTTATCAGAAG ATTCTGAAGGGGAATGCTCACATTCCAAAGTGGCTCTCTCAAGGTGCCCAACATATACTGAGAAAAATCCTGGATCCTAACCCGATTATGCGCATAGATGTGGATGGAATAAAGGCACATGAATGGTTCAAGAAAGGCTATGCTCCTGCTGTGCCAtttaatgatgatgaagaagatatcAGCATGGATGTAGACAGCCTAAATATGACCGAGGTAACCTAT CATAATGGCATTCAAGACAAGATAGCAATCAACCAAATGAATGCTTTCCAGCTCATTGGGATGTCCTCCTGCCTTGATTTATCCGGATTTTTTGAGAAAGAG GATGCTTCTGAAAGGAAAATCAGATTTGCATCAAATTATTCCCCAGCTTATTTATTTGAGAAGATTGAGAGCATCGTCAGAAAAATGGGTTTCCAGGTACATAAGAGCAACGGCAAG CTAAAAGTGATCCAAGATTGCAAGGGACTAGCAAATTCAAGAGGGCAAGAATCATTATTAATTTCTGCTGAG GTGTTTGAGATCAATGAATCTCTTTATGTTGTCGAACTAAAGAAGTCATCTGGAGACTGCTCCCTGTACAGAAAG TTGTGTGAGACGCTCTCAGAGGACTTGGGGACATGCAAAAGCCAGCAATTTTTAAAGCAGGATTCTATCAGACAAGAGATAGGTAGATACAATAGTAGCTTTTAA
- the LOC136542681 gene encoding CBL-interacting protein kinase 21-like isoform X3, producing MRMGKYEMGRTLGEGHFGKVKLARDADTGRTFAIKILDRQRILAMKINEQIKREIATLKLLKHPNVVRLYEVSASKTKIYMVLEYVNGGELFDKIALKGKLTEKEARKLFQQLIDAVAYCHEKGVYHRDLKPENVLVDAKGNIKVSDFGLSALPQNQLKDGLLHTTCGSPNYIAPEVLLNKGYDGSMSDIWSCGVILYVMLTGNLPFDDQNVVVLYQKILKGNAHIPKWLSQGAQHILRKILDPNPIMRIDVDGIKAHEWFKKGYAPAVPFNDDEEDISMDVDSLNMTEHNGIQDKIAINQMNAFQLIGMSSCLDLSGFFEKEDASERKIRFASNYSPAYLFEKIESIVRKMGFQVHKSNGKLKVIQDCKGLANSRGQESLLISAEVFEINESLYVVELKKSSGDCSLYRKLCETLSEDLGTCKSQQFLKQDSIRQEIGRYNSSF from the exons ATGCGGATGGGGAAGTACGAGATGGGGCGGACGCTCGGGGAGGGCCACTTCGGCAAGGTGAAGCTGGCGCGGGACGCGGACACGGGCCGGACCTTCGCCATCAAGATCCTCGACCGCCAGCGCATCCTCGCCATGAAGATCAACGAGCAG ATCAAGAGGGAGATCGCGACGCTGAAGCTGCTCAAGCACCCCAACGTCGTCCGCCTATACGAG GTTTCAGCAAGCAAGACCAAAATATACATGGTCCTTGAGTATGTAAATGGAGGAGAGCTATTTGACAAAATT GCATTGAAGGGTAAGCTGACAGAGAAGGAAGCGAGAAAACTATTCCAGCAGCTAATAGATGCCGTAGCATATTGCCACGAGAAGGGGGTTTATCATAGGGACCTCAAG CCAGAGAATGTCCTTGTTGATGCAAAAGGAAACATAAAGGTTTCTGATTTCGGACTAAGTGCACTTCCACAAAACCAACTA AAAGATGGTTTGTTGCATACCACATGTGGCAGCCCTAACTACATAGCCCCTGAG GTCCTTCTAAACAAAGGTTATGATGGCTCGATGTCTGACATATGGTCCTGTGGTGTTATTCTATATGTAATGCTTACAGGGAATCTTCCATTTGACGACCAAAATGTGGTTGTCCTTTATCAGAAG ATTCTGAAGGGGAATGCTCACATTCCAAAGTGGCTCTCTCAAGGTGCCCAACATATACTGAGAAAAATCCTGGATCCTAACCCGATTATGCGCATAGATGTGGATGGAATAAAGGCACATGAATGGTTCAAGAAAGGCTATGCTCCTGCTGTGCCAtttaatgatgatgaagaagatatcAGCATGGATGTAGACAGCCTAAATATGACCGAG CATAATGGCATTCAAGACAAGATAGCAATCAACCAAATGAATGCTTTCCAGCTCATTGGGATGTCCTCCTGCCTTGATTTATCCGGATTTTTTGAGAAAGAG GATGCTTCTGAAAGGAAAATCAGATTTGCATCAAATTATTCCCCAGCTTATTTATTTGAGAAGATTGAGAGCATCGTCAGAAAAATGGGTTTCCAGGTACATAAGAGCAACGGCAAG CTAAAAGTGATCCAAGATTGCAAGGGACTAGCAAATTCAAGAGGGCAAGAATCATTATTAATTTCTGCTGAG GTGTTTGAGATCAATGAATCTCTTTATGTTGTCGAACTAAAGAAGTCATCTGGAGACTGCTCCCTGTACAGAAAG TTGTGTGAGACGCTCTCAGAGGACTTGGGGACATGCAAAAGCCAGCAATTTTTAAAGCAGGATTCTATCAGACAAGAGATAGGTAGATACAATAGTAGCTTTTAA
- the LOC136542681 gene encoding CBL-interacting protein kinase 21-like isoform X6 produces the protein MRMGKYEMGRTLGEGHFGKVKLARDADTGRTFAIKILDRQRILAMKINEQIKREIATLKLLKHPNVVRLYEVSASKTKIYMVLEYVNGGELFDKIALKGKLTEKEARKLFQQLIDAVAYCHEKGVYHRDLKPENVLVDAKGNIKVSDFGLSALPQNQLKDGLLHTTCGSPNYIAPEVLLNKGYDGSMSDIWSCGVILYVMLTGNLPFDDQNVVVLYQKILKGNAHIPKWLSQGAQHILRKILDPNPIMRIDVDGIKAHEWFKKGYAPAVPFNDDEEDISMDVDSLNMTEHNGIQDKIAINQMNAFQLIGMSSCLDLSGFFEKELKVIQDCKGLANSRGQESLLISAEVFEINESLYVVELKKSSGDCSLYRKLCETLSEDLGTCKSQQFLKQDSIRQEIGRYNSSF, from the exons ATGCGGATGGGGAAGTACGAGATGGGGCGGACGCTCGGGGAGGGCCACTTCGGCAAGGTGAAGCTGGCGCGGGACGCGGACACGGGCCGGACCTTCGCCATCAAGATCCTCGACCGCCAGCGCATCCTCGCCATGAAGATCAACGAGCAG ATCAAGAGGGAGATCGCGACGCTGAAGCTGCTCAAGCACCCCAACGTCGTCCGCCTATACGAG GTTTCAGCAAGCAAGACCAAAATATACATGGTCCTTGAGTATGTAAATGGAGGAGAGCTATTTGACAAAATT GCATTGAAGGGTAAGCTGACAGAGAAGGAAGCGAGAAAACTATTCCAGCAGCTAATAGATGCCGTAGCATATTGCCACGAGAAGGGGGTTTATCATAGGGACCTCAAG CCAGAGAATGTCCTTGTTGATGCAAAAGGAAACATAAAGGTTTCTGATTTCGGACTAAGTGCACTTCCACAAAACCAACTA AAAGATGGTTTGTTGCATACCACATGTGGCAGCCCTAACTACATAGCCCCTGAG GTCCTTCTAAACAAAGGTTATGATGGCTCGATGTCTGACATATGGTCCTGTGGTGTTATTCTATATGTAATGCTTACAGGGAATCTTCCATTTGACGACCAAAATGTGGTTGTCCTTTATCAGAAG ATTCTGAAGGGGAATGCTCACATTCCAAAGTGGCTCTCTCAAGGTGCCCAACATATACTGAGAAAAATCCTGGATCCTAACCCGATTATGCGCATAGATGTGGATGGAATAAAGGCACATGAATGGTTCAAGAAAGGCTATGCTCCTGCTGTGCCAtttaatgatgatgaagaagatatcAGCATGGATGTAGACAGCCTAAATATGACCGAG CATAATGGCATTCAAGACAAGATAGCAATCAACCAAATGAATGCTTTCCAGCTCATTGGGATGTCCTCCTGCCTTGATTTATCCGGATTTTTTGAGAAAGAG CTAAAAGTGATCCAAGATTGCAAGGGACTAGCAAATTCAAGAGGGCAAGAATCATTATTAATTTCTGCTGAG GTGTTTGAGATCAATGAATCTCTTTATGTTGTCGAACTAAAGAAGTCATCTGGAGACTGCTCCCTGTACAGAAAG TTGTGTGAGACGCTCTCAGAGGACTTGGGGACATGCAAAAGCCAGCAATTTTTAAAGCAGGATTCTATCAGACAAGAGATAGGTAGATACAATAGTAGCTTTTAA